ACTGATCAGGGTCTGCCCCCGCCTCCGGACGATCCAGGTCCCGCCCTCCTACCACAAGACCCTCTCCAGGGCGATAAGGCTCTTTCTGGAGATGCAGGGGATCACCCTCCTGGAGGGGGACGTCTGGGGCCACCGAAAGGACATCGACGAGTACTACATCGTCGACGAGGAGCCGATCGAGGAGATCGGGAGCCTGATCCGGGAGGGGGAGAGCCTCGAGGAGGCGGCCGCCGCCATCCAGAGGAAGACGAAGCTCTCCGCCGACCTGATCAAGTACATCGCCAGGTCCAAGATCACCGCCTGAAACCTCAGGCGGCCCCTGGACCCTTCCCGCGGCAGCTCTGCCCTTCCAAGACCGATCCCTCTTCTCCAACTGCCGCATCTCCACCCGCCCCTTCTCCTTCTCCTCCTTATCTCTGACCTCCGACGCCGGGGGGGGCGGCCGAAGGAGAAAAGGCTTTGAAAGTCCTCGGAGCGACCGGATCCTTTAATCCCACAAGATCGGAACCCAGGCCGGGATCTCTTCGGGTCGGAAAGGTATGATCCGTCCACCCGGAGGGGATGCCTGGAGCCCCATATCGGCTACATAAGTTCCATCTGGACGTTAGTATACAACACAATTAGCTATTAATACTAAGATTCACATCTTAGTATTTGTTGAGGTGAATTGTGATGAGAATTAGAGTTGTCAGCTCAAAAGACGAGATCGCTGAACTGAACCCGAACGAGAGGATCGTCCACCTGGCCTTCAGGCCCTCCAACGTAGACTTCCTCGACCTGATGAGGAGCTGCCCCCGCCTCCGGGCCGTCCAGGTGCCGCCCTCCTATCACAAGACGATGTCCAAGGCGATCAAGCTCTTCCTGGAGATGCAGGGGATCGACCTTTTGGAGGGGGACGTCTGGGGCCACCGGAAGGACATCGACGAGTACTACGTCGTCGACGAGGAGGCTATCGAGGAGATCGGAAACCTCATCAAGCAGGGCGAGTCCATCGAGGA
The sequence above is drawn from the Methanothrix harundinacea 6Ac genome and encodes:
- a CDS encoding DUF1699 family protein; translated protein: MKIRVVSSKDEITKLGPNERNVHLAFRPSNVDFLELIRVCPRLRTIQVPPSYHKTLSRAIRLFLEMQGITLLEGDVWGHRKDIDEYYIVDEEPIEEIGSLIREGESLEEAAAAIQRKTKLSADLIKYIARSKITA
- a CDS encoding DUF1699 family protein; the encoded protein is MRIRVVSSKDEIAELNPNERIVHLAFRPSNVDFLDLMRSCPRLRAVQVPPSYHKTMSKAIKLFLEMQGIDLLEGDVWGHRKDIDEYYVVDEEAIEEIGNLIKQGESIEDASAAIQRKTRLAPDLIRYIAKSKITA